A window of bacterium contains these coding sequences:
- a CDS encoding GIY-YIG nuclease family protein yields MSRTYYIYIMTNKENRVLYTGVTGDLVNRVYQHRERQVQGFTSRYNVTKLVYFEMFNDPVNAIAREKQMKAGSREKKVKLIERYNPEWKDLYPEIASTVALRAMADKSLG; encoded by the coding sequence ATGAGCAGAACATATTACATCTACATCATGACCAACAAAGAGAATCGTGTCCTTTACACCGGTGTCACGGGTGATCTGGTAAACCGTGTCTATCAACACCGGGAAAGGCAAGTTCAGGGGTTCACTTCCCGGTACAATGTTACAAAATTAGTATACTTCGAAATGTTCAACGACCCAGTCAATGCAATTGCACGCGAGAAACAGATGAAAGCAGGGTCGCGGGAGAAAAAAGTCAAGCTAATCGAAAGATACAACCCGGAATGGAAAGACCTTTACCCCGAGATCGCTTCCACCGTCGCTCTTCGAGCTATGGCGGACAAGTCACTCGGGTAA